A window of the Oscillospiraceae bacterium NTUH-002-81 genome harbors these coding sequences:
- a CDS encoding Crp/Fnr family transcriptional regulator: protein MDFSSYFPIWNKLTPTQQQILERNAVLRKVDKGTVIHNGTVECTGLLLVRSGQLRAYILSDEGREISLYRLFDRDMCLFSASCIMRSIQFEITIEAEKDTELWVIPSEIYKSIMEESAPVANYTNELMASRFSDVMWLMEQIMWKSLDKRVAAFLLEESTIENTSELKITHEIIANHLGSHREVITRMLRYFQSEGMVKLSRGTVTITDEEKLRGLSE, encoded by the coding sequence ATGGATTTTTCATCTTATTTTCCAATTTGGAACAAACTGACACCGACCCAGCAGCAGATTTTGGAGCGAAATGCAGTTTTACGAAAAGTGGACAAAGGGACTGTGATTCACAACGGAACTGTGGAGTGTACCGGTCTTCTGCTGGTAAGAAGCGGACAGCTTCGTGCCTATATTCTTTCCGATGAAGGACGGGAGATTAGCCTCTATCGTTTGTTTGATCGGGATATGTGTCTGTTCTCTGCCTCCTGCATCATGCGCTCTATTCAGTTTGAAATCACGATTGAGGCGGAAAAAGATACGGAACTGTGGGTGATCCCCTCTGAGATTTACAAGAGCATTATGGAAGAATCTGCACCGGTTGCAAACTACACCAACGAACTGATGGCAAGTCGGTTTTCCGATGTAATGTGGCTTATGGAACAGATTATGTGGAAAAGCCTTGATAAACGGGTAGCCGCTTTTTTACTTGAGGAATCTACCATTGAAAACACAAGCGAATTAAAAATCACCCATGAAATCATTGCCAACCACCTCGGCTCTCACCGGGAAGTCATCACCCGGATGTTGCGGTATTTCCAGAGCGAGGGCATGGTCAAACTGTCCCGTGGTACTGTG
- a CDS encoding rubredoxin, whose protein sequence is MKQYVCSICGYVHDEAVGDPDNGIAPGTKWEDLPEDFECPLCSVGKDQFSYE, encoded by the coding sequence ATGAAACAATATGTTTGCAGCATTTGTGGCTACGTTCACGATGAAGCTGTCGGTGATCCTGACAATGGAATTGCACCCGGCACAAAATGGGAAGACCTTCCTGAGGATTTTGAGTGCCCTCTGTGCAGCGTAGGAAAAGATCAGTTCTCTTATGAATAA
- a CDS encoding DUF134 domain-containing protein: protein MPRPRKCRKVCCLPDNDGFVPVRGGEELTPIVLNVDEYEAIRLIDREGFSQEQCGEYMHIARTTVQQIYAAARKKLADTLVEGLPLRIEGGDFTLCSGNSAAYGCRNCYQQKIHPMHKKPKGDHIMRIAVTYENGEIFQHFGHTEQFKIYDVENGNIISSEIVDAGTSGHGALAGVLSALKVDALICGGIGGGAQIALSDAGIRLYGGVSGSADVAAEALVAGELDFNPNVRCDHHDHHGEGHSCGSHSCDHHSCG from the coding sequence ATGCCAAGACCGAGAAAATGTAGAAAAGTATGTTGTCTGCCAGATAATGATGGTTTTGTTCCGGTTCGTGGCGGCGAGGAACTGACTCCCATTGTCCTGAATGTGGATGAGTATGAAGCTATTCGTCTGATTGACCGTGAAGGTTTTTCTCAAGAGCAATGCGGAGAGTATATGCATATTGCCAGAACAACGGTTCAGCAGATTTATGCAGCTGCCCGCAAAAAACTGGCCGATACGCTGGTTGAGGGACTTCCTCTGCGAATCGAGGGAGGGGATTTTACACTCTGTAGCGGTAACAGCGCAGCCTACGGGTGCAGAAATTGCTATCAGCAAAAAATCCATCCGATGCACAAAAAACCGAAAGGAGATCATATTATGAGAATCGCAGTTACTTACGAAAACGGAGAAATCTTTCAGCACTTCGGTCACACCGAACAGTTCAAAATCTATGATGTGGAAAATGGAAATATCATTTCGTCTGAGATTGTGGATGCGGGCACCAGCGGCCATGGTGCGCTGGCAGGAGTTCTGAGCGCCCTGAAGGTGGATGCCCTGATCTGTGGCGGTATTGGCGGCGGTGCACAGATAGCACTCAGCGATGCGGGTATCCGACTTTACGGTGGTGTTTCCGGAAGCGCTGATGTAGCAGCAGAAGCGCTGGTAGCAGGTGAGCTGGACTTCAATCCAAATGTCCGGTGTGATCATCACGACCACCATGGGGAAGGCCACTCTTGCGGTTCCCACAGCTGCGATCATCACTCCTGCGGCTAA
- a CDS encoding ferritin — translation MNEKVHALINQQINKEFYSAYLYLDFSNYFEEAGLDGFANWYKIQAQEERDHAMLFYQYLQNENQKVTLEAIDKPDLNAACHMDVLKAGLEHEKYVTSLINDIYSEAYEARDFRTMQFLDWFVKEQGEEETNANNLISKIELFGSDPKSLYMLNQELATRIYSAPSLVL, via the coding sequence ATGAACGAAAAAGTACATGCGCTTATCAATCAACAGATAAATAAGGAATTCTATTCCGCATACCTTTATCTTGATTTTTCAAACTATTTCGAGGAAGCCGGGCTTGACGGCTTTGCCAACTGGTATAAAATCCAGGCTCAGGAAGAGCGTGACCACGCCATGCTTTTCTATCAATACCTGCAAAACGAAAACCAGAAGGTAACGCTCGAAGCCATTGACAAGCCTGATCTGAATGCAGCTTGCCATATGGATGTTTTGAAGGCAGGTCTTGAGCACGAAAAATATGTGACCTCGCTGATTAATGATATCTATAGTGAGGCTTACGAAGCAAGGGATTTCCGTACCATGCAGTTCCTCGATTGGTTTGTGAAAGAACAAGGTGAAGAAGAAACCAATGCAAATAATTTGATTTCCAAAATTGAACTCTTTGGCTCCGATCCCAAGAGCTTGTATATGCTCAATCAGGAATTGGCAACACGAATTTACTCTGCTCCTTCTTTGGTTCTTTAA
- a CDS encoding DUF6132 family protein, producing MKENIKKWLKPILFTVGGALVGLAYYYFVGCSTGACPLTSNPFITMAHMGFIGWLLSGVFGNGCSGSCNMQ from the coding sequence ATGAAAGAAAATATTAAAAAATGGCTGAAGCCAATTCTATTTACCGTAGGCGGCGCTCTGGTCGGCCTTGCATATTACTACTTTGTGGGATGCTCCACAGGAGCTTGTCCGCTGACTTCTAACCCGTTCATCACGATGGCCCATATGGGCTTTATCGGCTGGCTGTTGTCCGGTGTGTTCGGAAATGGGTGTAGCGGTTCATGCAATATGCAATAA
- the trxB gene encoding thioredoxin-disulfide reductase codes for MIVVGGGPGGYTAALYAARAGMNTVVLEKLSAGGQMALTEQIDNYPGFEDGIDGFSLGEKMKRGTERFGVETKLTEVLSLELSGSIKKAVTSEGPMYAKTIVLATGAGPRELGVDGEQELIGKGVHYCAACDGMFYRNKTVVIAGGGNTAAADALILSRICKKVIVVHRRDTLKATKIYHEPLMKTENVEFLWDSEIVTLLHNEKLTGIQTRNVKTGEESTLACDGVFVSVGRKPSTELVKDQITIDPAGYIIADESTCTNIPGVFAVGDVRTKALRQVVTAVADGATAVHYAEEYLAGGIRDERKY; via the coding sequence ATGATCGTGGTAGGAGGTGGTCCCGGCGGCTATACCGCAGCCCTTTATGCCGCCAGAGCAGGTATGAACACCGTGGTTTTAGAGAAGTTATCCGCTGGTGGGCAGATGGCTCTGACCGAGCAAATCGACAACTATCCCGGCTTCGAGGATGGTATCGACGGCTTCTCTCTGGGAGAAAAGATGAAGCGAGGAACGGAACGATTTGGAGTGGAAACCAAGCTGACTGAGGTGCTGTCCCTGGAACTGTCCGGTTCTATAAAGAAAGCGGTGACCAGCGAAGGCCCTATGTACGCAAAGACCATTGTGCTCGCTACCGGAGCTGGCCCCAGAGAGCTGGGTGTTGATGGTGAACAGGAGTTAATCGGCAAGGGTGTCCACTACTGCGCAGCCTGTGACGGAATGTTCTATCGGAACAAAACGGTTGTCATCGCAGGAGGTGGCAATACCGCTGCGGCGGATGCCCTTATCCTCTCCCGTATCTGCAAAAAAGTCATCGTCGTTCACCGGAGAGATACCTTAAAAGCAACAAAGATCTACCATGAGCCTTTGATGAAAACGGAAAATGTAGAATTCCTCTGGGACAGTGAGATCGTCACACTGCTCCATAACGAAAAGCTGACCGGTATCCAGACTCGGAATGTGAAAACCGGAGAGGAAAGCACGCTTGCTTGCGACGGTGTGTTTGTCAGCGTCGGAAGAAAACCTTCCACCGAATTGGTGAAAGATCAGATTACGATTGATCCGGCTGGATACATTATCGCAGATGAGAGTACCTGCACCAACATCCCCGGTGTATTCGCCGTTGGGGATGTCCGCACAAAGGCATTGCGGCAGGTCGTGACTGCTGTAGCCGATGGGGCAACCGCTGTTCACTATGCAGAGGAATATTTAGCAGGAGGAATACGAGATGAAAGAAAATATTAA
- a CDS encoding desulfoferrodoxin family protein, with amino-acid sequence MNAKFYICRHCGNLVGMIHDAGVPMMCCGQKMEALEPNTVEASGEKHLPAVTVEDGAIHVNVGSVDHPMLPEHFIEWVYVQTENGGQRKVLKPGDEPHVTFFLGDDKAVAVYAYCNLHGLWKTEI; translated from the coding sequence ATGAACGCAAAATTTTATATCTGCCGTCATTGCGGCAATCTGGTTGGTATGATTCACGACGCAGGTGTTCCCATGATGTGTTGTGGTCAGAAAATGGAAGCTCTTGAGCCTAACACCGTAGAAGCCAGCGGCGAAAAGCATCTGCCTGCTGTTACTGTTGAAGATGGTGCAATCCATGTCAATGTGGGTTCTGTAGATCATCCTATGCTTCCGGAGCATTTCATTGAGTGGGTCTATGTTCAGACCGAAAACGGTGGTCAGCGTAAGGTATTGAAGCCCGGTGACGAACCCCATGTCACCTTCTTCCTGGGAGACGATAAAGCAGTAGCTGTCTATGCTTATTGCAACCTCCACGGCCTGTGGAAAACTGAAATTTAA